One window from the genome of Pieris napi chromosome 12, ilPieNapi1.2, whole genome shotgun sequence encodes:
- the LOC125054452 gene encoding uncharacterized protein LOC125054452 — MSETPARPMKFPYTLTAKIAQFPLKYYFQNQWIWRYWLAGGVVLSIPVFYKIHKLSNSPENVALWAEKRRKEAEAHH; from the exons ATGTCCGAGACTCCAGCACGCCCGATGAAGTTTCCGTACACTCTCACTGCTAAGATCGCGCAGTTCCCTTTGAAATACTATTTCCAGAATCAGTGGATCTGGCGTTATTGGTTGGCTGGTGGAGTAGTCCTCTCCATTCCTGTCTTTTACAAGATCCATAAACTTT ccAACTCTCCAGAGAATGTAGCACTGTGGGCTGAAAAGCGAAGGAAGGAAGCTGAAGCACACCACTGA